CGCCGTTCATTATAAAAGTTACATCAGAGGCAATCATGCAAAATTTGCCAATAATCAGTTTGTCACCAACAAAATCAAAATGATATTTTACGTTTTTCTCAAAATTGTAGACGTCTTCAAAATCATCGTAATAGGTGTAGTCGCCCACAATAATGTTTGGATTTTTAATAATGTTTTTCAAAAAGCAAAGGCGCTTGTAATGGGGGAGCGGAAAGATTTCGTTTTTGTCAGGTAAGCTCATTTTTTTTGTTTTTATGTTGACGCGTGTTCTTTGCTGAAACAGCAAAGAAGTGGATAAGTTTATGCGTGCCAAATTTTGGAGCTACCATATCAAAGGCCATTGCGGTTAAAAAGAATTCAACAGGCCCGAATGTTTTTTCGGTAAAAAAGGTGCGCGCAAGTGCAATGATTGCTTTTCTCAGAAAATCGGGCAGGCGAATAATTTTGGGTTTTTTGCCTGCTGCTTTCAATGCCATTTCTGCAATTTGGCGGTGAGTAAATACTTCCGGACCTCCAACCAGCACCTCCGTTTGGTTAGAGTTAACGGCATTAAAACACACTTTTGCCAGGTCTTTTCCGTGTATCGGATTCATTTTTTTGTCGCCTTTGCCAAACAGGTAAACGCTTCCGCGTTGAGCCATTTCCAAAAAGTCTTTCATGTCCGAGAAAAACCCTGTTGGGCGAATAATCGTGTATTCTAATCCGGATATTTTCAAGCGATCCACAAAACGCTCTTTCGCTTCGCAAATTCTCAGCTCGCGCATGTTTTGCCCGTTTAATACGGCTACGTATATAAATTTTCTGACTCCTGCTTTTTGGGCTTCCTCAAGTAAATTAATGTTTGCCTGGTAATCCACATCAAGATAGCTAAGGCCGTCTTTTTGGCGGGTAATACCTACGGTTGAAATTAGGGTATCCACAGTTTTTAAAACCCCTTGAAGGCTTTGGGGGCGGGTAAAATCTGTTTTAATCTTTTCCAGGTTTTCAGCAGAATATTCGTTCAGTTTTTCAGGACTGCGTGCCAGTGCTATACCATTTAGTCTTTGATCGATTAATTCTTCTACCAAATATTTTCCGAGGTACCCGGTTGCTCCGGCAATGGCAATATTCTTTTTGTTCATCTTAAAATTCATTCCTGATGATTGTTTCAATTATTCGATTACGAAGGTTGCCGGTGTTATCTTGTTTGTTACCCAAGGTAATAATAAT
Above is a genomic segment from uncultured Draconibacterium sp. containing:
- a CDS encoding SDR family oxidoreductase; the encoded protein is MNFKMNKKNIAIAGATGYLGKYLVEELIDQRLNGIALARSPEKLNEYSAENLEKIKTDFTRPQSLQGVLKTVDTLISTVGITRQKDGLSYLDVDYQANINLLEEAQKAGVRKFIYVAVLNGQNMRELRICEAKERFVDRLKISGLEYTIIRPTGFFSDMKDFLEMAQRGSVYLFGKGDKKMNPIHGKDLAKVCFNAVNSNQTEVLVGGPEVFTHRQIAEMALKAAGKKPKIIRLPDFLRKAIIALARTFFTEKTFGPVEFFLTAMAFDMVAPKFGTHKLIHFFAVSAKNTRQHKNKKNELT